From the Corallococcus caeni genome, one window contains:
- a CDS encoding STAS domain-containing protein: MTGLQIHQEEAAGRITLRLEGTLDGRTAQELRNSLQALSQSEVVLDFAHLREFKDSAVGVLTHGLKDSAVQLRGLATHHERMFRYFGVLSSPATHRAYYTPEDILSA; this comes from the coding sequence ATGACGGGGCTTCAGATTCATCAGGAAGAGGCGGCGGGTCGGATCACCCTGCGCCTGGAAGGAACGCTGGACGGCCGCACGGCCCAGGAGCTGCGCAACTCGCTCCAGGCGCTGAGCCAGAGCGAGGTCGTCCTGGACTTCGCGCACCTGCGGGAGTTCAAGGACAGCGCGGTGGGCGTCCTGACCCACGGCCTGAAGGACAGCGCCGTGCAGCTGCGCGGGCTGGCCACGCACCACGAGCGGATGTTCCGCTACTTCGGCGTGCTGTCCTCGCCGGCGACGCACCGGGCGTACTACACGCCCGAGGACATCCTGTCCGCCTGA